GCGAACCTCGAGTTCCTGCCCTTTCATGGCATCGAGGTTGTGCGCTGGCTTCACGTCTACTTGCGAGCCGGGAAGGAATGCGAGCGCGCCGCCCAAATCCACCGAGAGCCCACCCTTGACGCGTTCTACGATGCGTCCCTTGACGGTGGTCTTCTCGTCGTAGGCCTTTTCGATCGCCTCCATGGATTGCAGGCGCTGGGCCTTCACATGCGAGAGCTTGGGATATCCCTCTTCGGTCTCTCCATGCTCCATCATGACGGCAATCTCGTCGCCGGGCTTGAACTTGGGGTTGCCCTCGTGGTCCGTTATCTCCGCGAGAGGGACCATGCCTTCGGACTTGCCGCCAATATCCACGACAAGGTAAGTGGAGGTGAGTTTGAGCACAGTGCCGGTGAGAACTTTGTTCTCCATCGCGGCCATGGCTTCGGTTTGGGCTGCTTCAAAATTTTCTAAAACGGTTGCGAAATCTTCCATGTTGGTTTCTTGTTTGTCACCGGGAGCGCCGGGAAGCTTTTGGCTGCCGGTGTGCCGGAGGTTTTCAAAATGATGATCGCTTGCGATATTCCCGCCCTGTGTCGCATCGTTGGCAGATTCTTCACTCGAACGGGCCAGACTGGTGCCCTGCTCTTCCGCAGGTTGCTCGTAAGACGCGGGTTCGGTTGTGCGGGATGGACTCTCTTCGAACGCGTGATCTACAAAAATCATGCTGCCATCTGCCTTTCCAGGAAATAGAAACCCCTGGAATCAGAAATCGAGACGACGGCTGGTAAATGCTTCTGCAGGTGTGAACGTGCCTGTTTCGAGCGTGCTAGTGGATTCCCAGCGGCCGGAATCTTGCACTGAGGACCCCATTGCAAGACTCTTCGACTATAACAATCCTGTGCAAAGGGTGTCAAACCTCCTGCTGCACTTTCTGCGATGCAACCACTTGCTTTATCTCCATTTCTGTAGTTTCGCAAAATGTGCCATCTCGAGCAACGCCGTACCGTAATAAGGTGAGCGCAGCCAGGGCAGTTAGCGAGGACCAGCCAGACTCGCATGGGCCGCCAAGCCCTTAGAGCACCGGGTGAGCGAAAATATGAGCGCCGGGCAGCGCGAGCGAAGCGCGAGGGCGCAGCAGCGAAGCGTTGCGGAGCCCTTAGATTTTGGATGGGGTGAGCGAGAAGCGAGCGCCGGGCAGCGCGAGCGAAGCGCGAGGGCGCAGCAGCGAAGCGTTGCGGAGCCCTTAGATCAAAGACAAAAAAGCTGTGACGCCATTGCGGCATCACAGCATTCGGAGTCAACAGTATGGAGCTAACCAAAATTAGGGTGAATAGTAACGAACGTAAGCAAAAAGAAAATTAAAACTGTGTGAATTCATCGTTAAAATGACCAATGGCTAAATTTGCGGTATTTCCCTTGCGTGTATGGAACAACCTTTAAAGTCGCTCAGCAGGAAAATTCCTGGCCCTGATGAACTTCGGCGTTATGGCCGAAGCCGCCGTGAGGTCGCGAGTCGTTCCGCTCTGGGAGAATGGAACAGTAAGCGCCGGCGCTTTGATCCGATTGAATTGATCATAGCTGCCAATCGTGGTCGGGTTCCCAGACTCGTTCCTGTCAAGATTGGGCGCATGGCCGCCTCGCCCTTTGGGTTTTTTCGGGGAAATGTCCCACTCATGGCCGCTGATCTGGCCACCTTGCCCACCAGCGGACTGATCACACAAATCTGCGGAGACGCCCACGTCCGCAATCTCGGGGCTTATGCCGCTCCCGATGGCGAGTTAATTTTCGATATCAACGATTTCGATGAAACCATTCGTGGACCCTGGGAGTGGGACATAAAACGTATGGCGGCAAGTGTGGTGCTTGCCGGCAGAGAGGCTGGCTGCTCTGAAGAGCGCTGTAAAGAAGGAGTGCTTCTGTTGATGCAATCCTATCGCACGTCGGTCTCAAAATTTTCGAATATGACGTTCATTGATCTGGAACGTTTTCATGTGAAGCGTCATTTGCGCCTGGCACCAATCGCGGAGGTTCTCCAGAAGGCCCGCCACGCAACCCCTTTAGAGACTCTGGAAAAATATACGCGCCAGACAAAAAACCGCCTTCCGGCTTTCATTGAATCCAAGCCCTTGCTCATGCATGTCCCTAGGCGCATAGTGCGTCAGGTGCTTGCCGCGCTTCAGAGCTATCGCGAGACTCTTTCGAGTGAGCGCCAGAAGCTGCTCGACCAGTATTCTCCCGTGGATGTCACGTTCAAAGTAGTAGGAACAGGAAGCGTGGGAACACGCGACTACGTCGTGCTTCTGTTCGGCAACGGATTCAAGGATCCTTTGTTCTTGCAAATAAAAGAGGAGCCGCCTACCGCCTATGCGCGCTATGTGAAAGAGATCGAGAATTTTCTAAATGAGGGCCGCCGAGTGGTGGAAGGCCAGCGTCGTATGCAAACCCAGTGCGATCCGCTCCTGGGCTGGACTGCCATCGAAGGCCGCGACTACCTGGTTCGACAGCTCAATGATCATAAGGCCGGCATTGAGATGGAGGAGTTGAAAGGACAGGGGCTGACGGATTATGTCCGGGTATGCGGCGAACTGCTGGCCAAAGGACATTCCCGCGCAGGCAACCCAGCAGCCTTAACCGGATATCTTGGTTCCAGCGACAAGATCGATAAGGCTATTACAAAATTTGCCTTTTCCTATGCCGACCAAGCTTGCCGTGATCATACGCAGCTTAAAACCATGATCAAAGCCGGAAAAATTCAAGCGTCAAAGGAATAAGCACTAATCAAAAATATTTGGTTTTTCGAACCTGCGACCAAGGGATTATGAGAACTCTGTTCTACACAAATATAACCTTGTGCTGTCTTCTCAGCCAACCATAAACAGTGGTCACCGCTATTTGTGAGAGTACATTAAATATTGCAGGATAAGTTGTCAATAACATAATTTGTAATACTTTCTTTAGTTTGCATAATTTCAAGTGACATTTTCCAAACATTTTAGAAAAATTATGTTCCTCAGGAGCTGATTTTATCTGTAAAAAGTTCGAGGTGCGACTGCTCATGGCGCGCTTGAGCCGCCTAAGAGCAAAAAGACCAGTGTTGTAATGAATCCAGCACTATCAAATATTTTTAGAAACGGATGCGGCAAATACTCTGTTTACCTGCTGTTACGCCGACCTGACCTACGGCGGTCTTCGCACTCACGGGCCAGTACCAGTCGAATTAATGGTCTGTTCAGTGCCCATTGGGCCTCATTCGGAGGCCAGCTAAAACAATGAGGGGTGCGGCTAACTTTTCTGGCTCTCCAATTTCCCTGCGGTTCGAACATCGAGACTGCTTCGTGGAATTTTAGGCCCCCGAAGTGGAAATCGGAGGCCTTGTGTAAGAGTTGAGGGGATATGTTGGCATTCTAATCGCACAGCCAGAGCTTTGCAGCAACTGTTTTGCAAAATCGAAGGCGCGGTAATTCCATTATGGGAAAGAATCCTATCTGGAAATCTTTTTGTTAGTTACCCTATGAGTACTGTTTTTAGCCAGGTTTTATTTCTTCTTCGTGATTATTCCTTTTTGACAAGCAAAGCTCGCACTTTCCCCTCCAGACGTTTACATGGACTGCGCCCAGGGAGGCGCCGCTCCTATTCTGGTGGGCTTTTTCTGCGCGGCCGCGACCGCGTAGCGCCGCTTTACGATCTCGCCAATCTGCACGTAATGGCGCGTCATTTTCTCGCTGATGTGGCCGGCGTAGGACTTCATGATCTCTATCGGCGTGCCAGCCTCAGCGTAGCGGGTAAGTGCGGTGTGACGCAGGGCGTTGATCTGGAACCAGGGGAAGCCGGCAGATGAGCGCACTTCGTTCCACGGTTTTACCAAGCCCCAATCGCTGACCGGGCGAGTTGGATCCCACATATTTGTGATGAGGCGCATAGGGAAAAGGTAGTGCTGCGGATCACGAGTACCGAGAACGCGGGCACGCTCGATGAGCTGTGCTATTGCCCACTGGCCATCCTCTAGCAGGGGGACGCTGCGCACGCGGTATTTGTTCTTCCCCCAGCGAACATAGATCATGGCATCGCCACGGGAGACATCGCCCAAGCGCAGTCCGCGCATCTCATAGCTTGAAGACGTGGTATTAAGAACGATGAGCGCATAACAATATATGACCCGCCAGCGCTCCTGGCTGGATGCAACGGAAAGAAAGTGCTCCTGCTCTTCGGGGGAAAGTGCCCGCGGAATCTCGCCTTCTTCGTATTGCAGCGGCTCATAGGCTTCTTCCAACTCCAGCGACCAGGACTCGCCGCGCTTTAAGACTTGTATCAGCAGGCCAAGCTCCTGGTTGATCTTGTTAGGGCCAGCATGGGGTGCGCGTGTGGCCTGATATTTGCGCAGATGACCGGCATTGATTTCACCGATAGAAATGCAACCAAAAAACTGATTCAACGAACGGATGTACTGGGCATAACTCCTCAGGGTACGCTCGCTAACATAACGATGACGGCGCCGAGTCCCGTGGGGGGCGGCAGGACCATCGAATTTGCGAGACTGAAGCCAGATTTCGGCGGCGGTGGCAAAAGATTCATCGGGGGTAATGGCAAATTGCATAACAGCCTTCTTTCTGGATTCGCACGCTGGACCATGGCAGCAATGCGCGCGTGGGAATCAGCGGAAGATTGAATTGTAGATTCGCCTTTTGTTCGCTGTCAATAATTATAGTTATCTTGTTTTCAATGATATAAGCTTTAAGATATACATAAATCTTTTCCTGGTCTGGCGGCACGGTGCGAATAGCCGTGCCAGAATGGTCCTCAAGCCAAAATGGAACTCAAAAACGCCTCATCTCGTTAAAGTATTACAGAACTTTAATTCGCTTGGATGCGGAGGGATTGAAGGGTACATAAAAAAGAAGAGTCACAAAAAACGCACTTTGTGCCACTTTGGAAAGATTCCAACAAGGAAGTACTTAGGCGGGATATTCCCGTATGGGTTGTGCTGTGGAGAGCTTCCGCACTCCCATCAGCTTCATTTTCACTGTGTGCTTCTTCATAACCAATTACCACATTGAACGCAAGCTTCGGATAGCTCTCAAAACGGAGTAGCCCCATAATTTACGGGATGAGCTTTGGCAACTGCCTGATATCTCAATCTCTATGAAGAGGGGAAAAATGAGTTCCATTCGAGTCATCGCGATCCCAACTAAGCTTGCAGAACGTGTACGCGCGACTCTTGAAGCACCCGGGTATGGACATCCTGCCTACATAGAAGTTGCAACCGGGTACGGTCCATGTCGACATTGTCTCCACACCTTCCAAATTGGAGAAGAGAAGCGCATTTTGTTTACCTACGATCCTTTCCATGGTTTAGAACCATTGCCACTGCCGGGCCCCATCTTCATTCATGCCGAACCGTGCCATCGGCATGAAGAGAGTTCGGGATTTCCTAAAGACATTCGCTCGCATCGGCTCACCATGATTGCCTACGGCGCGGGGCGGAAAATAGCAGGAGAGGAGTACGTCGATAATGGTCTGGTTGAAGGGCCGGTTGAAAGCCTACTCGCTCTGCCCGGCGTCCGGTATTTGCACGTTCGTGACACAGAAGCTGGTTGCTATGACTTTCGCCTAGAACGTGCTGAGTAAGACGGTAGTGCACTATCTCATGAGTATGCAAAGACATGAGCACGCCAGCATCCGCGTAAGCTAGAAAGCCACTAAACAACACACACTTGTCTAGCTGTTTTTTTATCGGGACTCAACACCTCATCGCAGATGGATGACTTGAGCCGCGTGCTGACCCAATTGACCTGGTATCAAGTTTTGGAATTAGAAGGGAATTGGTGGAACTATTGGAAGGAGAATAACTGACGAAGTGACATGGACTGAGGAGGCGAATATTGCTGCGTGCTTAATTTTCCTGGAGAAGGTGAAGAATATAGAGACAAACGAGTAGCGGATGATGGGCAGGTGTACGTGAGGGGTTAATCAGAGGTGGCTAGTTTCTCGGCGAGAGGCTGAAACTAGGCCGCGAGAAAAGAGGAAAGGCGAAGCTCAAGAGCGGCTTCGCCCGCAGGGAATATTAGTCTGTAGTAAGCAGAATTTTTAACTTGGGGACTAACGTCTGAAAACTACCGACTGACGCCGCCCTTAGTTTTTGCCGTCGGTGTTGCTGGCGCTGTGGATTCCTATGGCTGCGGCAATCGCTCCAATCAATCCAAGCACGTCGGTGTTGCCAATATGCCCGACATGAAGGCCCAATTGCGAGAGCGACAAAGCCCCAGCGGCTATCCAGCCAAAGATTTTTGCTAAGTTGCTTTTCATTCTATCCTCCAAATAAAAATGGCGGGAGATCTCCCGCCAAAGCTGTTGCAGTTAATGTTTCAGGTGGCCTACATACGCTGCGGCGCTTTAAGCCGCTGCTCGTTTCAGCCACCCACCTAAAAAGCGCTGCAGCGCCGGATGCACATGCGCCAGCTCGCGATAGTAACTCGAAGCCAGCGCTTTGAATTCCAGCAGCAGCGCACCGGAGTTGCACATATTAATGACAGTGAGCGTCTGCGTTCCCATGACACCATCTTCCTTGAGCGGCAGACCGCAAAGCCCAGAGGCTTCTTGAAGTAACCGAATCGCGCGCCCTACGCCCATATTCACCGCCAGATCGAAAAGTTTGTTGGCTAGAGCCTGATCCTGAATCTTGCCGCCATGAATCTTTTCCCAGAAATCACGTTCATAGATTTGCGCCGCTTGTTCCACGGTCAGGTTCTTGATATTCAACTTGGGATACGATCGCTTGCTGATCCCATATTTCGTCTCACTACCGGGATCGGTGGGATCACTTACATATTGCCCCTCATGCGGGAGCATGAAATCGAACGCTTGCTGAAAGTCAGCCATAAATGCAAATTGCCTCGGTATTCAATGGAGATTCAGTCGTGATGTGGCGGTTTTGCGCGCTACCAAGCAGAACTTATTTGAAGATCAGCTTCAATAATTGACTGCCATGCGCCGCCAGTTCACTCAGAGAGCCGGCACCCAGGAGCCCAAACAAAATCCACATAAATTTGCTGTGAACCTCAATATCTTTTTCCATTTGGCGAATCTTGCCTGGCTGCCCGTTACCTACGAGCTCTGTCACTTTGACCTCGAGCGCGGTGGAACTTCTGGTCAATTCGTCCATACGGCCGTGCATATCATTAATGCGCTTATGGACGTCATCTATCTTCTGAATTATCAGCGTCTCGGCTTCCGTCATTGCTGCCTATCCCTTCGTTTACGACGTCAATGTGTGGTTCAGTGCCTTTGCTCCAGCGCAAAACCGAAATTGAACCTGGCGGCCGCATCTGGTCATAATGTTTGGCGGTGACTTTTTCCTCGAGCACAATTGCCGGAGCAGACATATCCATATTTCCGTGGATCACCAGAGCAACTTGGTCATCAGGATGGCTCTCGTTATGTCTCATAAATTGCCGCAGCGCCCTACCCCAGCGTTTCTCGAAAGCCTCAAACGGTTCACCATCAGGTGGCTTCAAATCAGGATGCTCGATGTATTTCTTCTTTAGCGGTACTACTTCTTTTTCTGACTTGCCGGTCATACCGCCCGTGTTCCAAGTGCGAAGCTGACGCGTGACGTGGTGTGGAATTCCCATCTCTTTCCCCAACTCACGGGCTGTAACGGCGGCACGCGGCAGGTCTGAAGCCACCAGCCGGCGGATGCTTTCGTTCTGCAGCACTTCGGCAATCTGTGGGACCAGTTCTTTTAATTTTTCGGGATCTGGCGGAAACATGCCCCAGCCGCGCGAGCGCTCGTGCTCGGGGTCGTTGAGCCGTGTAGGTGCGTGGCGGATTAAATAAAGAGTGTTTTCCATAGTGTTAACATCTCGAGGAGCATCAGCACCAGAAGCGCGGATCGCATCCATCCAAATTTGTCTTCTGTGGTTTCGTTGGTTGTTATGGCGCAGCTTGACATGTGCATGAGGGGCATATGTTGTTACCTTGGCTGTTCTCTTGGAAGTGGTTGTCTCTCAAGTCCTCTGCAATTTGCGTGTGGAAGCCTTGCTTTTGATAGAAACCCATTGGAAAACGGGGCAAAATGCCGTGTATTTTGATTGGTTGCGCTTTTGGAGAAGTTGTTCCGGAATAAGCTTGGCGCACAACGCCGGAGGCAAAGAAATTATTCTCAGCCGCGAGCCTGTGCGCGGCCGGTGCTGTTATGAAAGTCCATGCCTTCGAACCTGCGAATGCAAGTTCTTTTCTGCGGAGCCTCTTCGTCTTAGTTTTTCTGACGTGTCTTTGTGCCTTTCCCTCGTTTTGTGCGCTCGCAGGCTCCCACCAAGATATCGTCAATGATGTTTCTGTCCGCTATGCCTACCCAACGCCTTATGAACGAATAGCGGACGTTGATTTCCTAAATCTCCCCTTTCATTACTTCAACGATAAGGGGAAACCAGATTTCACAGTAAAGCTTAAGGATGGATGGTACTCCGTCAGAAACAGAGAAATGGGATTCGAGGCTGTAGAACTTGACGCCGTTCAATACTTACCCTCCCTGGATGCTGACCGGCAATATGCCGTAGTTTGGTACACATGGTCTATCGGAAGTGGAGGGTCGCCTATGGGTGGAATAGCGCAAGTCTTTGAACTCTACAAACATCGTTTGGCGGCAATCCAGCAGCTTGAGTGGGATAAGGAGTTTGACACTAGCAAGCCCTACATATCTTTCAATGAAGAATCCCACACATTGGTTATTCGTGCTGCCCATTATCTTCCACAAGACGCGCACTGCTGTGTATCGGCGATGGATGTGGTCACTTTCAACTGGAATGGGAGTGCTTTCGTTAATCCCGGCATGCACCCCGAACTTTCTGACTATGGAATCCGCATGGGAAAGAAACTCGATCCGTAATTGCCTAGTGCTTCGCGACCGCTTGGCTGGCATCCCGAAATGCTTGCATTAAGAGAAAGTTGCTTTAAAATAAAGTCGGCACTGCCTACTGAAAGCTTTTCGAGCCGCTTACCGACGGAATTGGTACGCAATGATGAAAGTCCCCACTTTCGAGCCTACTAGTACAAGCTCTTTTCTGCCGGGCCGCCTGGCCATATCTTTTTTGTTGAGCCTTTGTACCCTTTTCCCGCCTTCCACGCTTGCGCGCTCCCGGTCTTCGATGCAATCGAACTCTGTACCATATGCTGCCGACATTGGACCCTTTTTGAACAATTTCTCTATACATTACGCATTCCGGGGTCAATATGAGCGAATCCAAGATGTCAATTTCCAAGATCTCGCCATGCATGTCTTTAATGCTAATGGAAACCCAAACGCGACAATGAAGATTGAGCACGGCAAACGTTTCATCCGATACAGACACGGAGGATTTCAATCCGTACACCTCAATGCTATTCACTACTTGCCATCCGAGAATGGTGACCGGCAGTATGCAATAGTTTCATATACCTTGCAGGGCGGGTACGGGAGTTCCACGGTGGAAGGGATAGCGCAAGTCTTTGAATTAACAGCCCATCACTTGATGACGATCGAGCAGCTCGAGTGGGACAATGATTTTGTTACCAGCAAGCCTTATTTATCCTTCAACGAAAAGTCAAGAAGGCTGATTGTGCGCAGCGGCCATCCTCTTCCTGGAGATGCAAAATGCTGTGTGTCAGCCATGGATGTCTTCACTTTGCACTGGGAGGGCAATCGTTTTGTAGAACTCGGTATGCATACTGAACTCTCAGATGAGGGTATTCGCGCTGGGAAGAAGCTATAAAATGACATCAAAATCTAGTTTCCCTAGTTCTCGTCCTTTGGTCTCAACGCTTATGAAGCGGTTCAGTAGGATGCTGGGCATGTCGGTGGGACGATCTTGGAGCTTTATGAGGACGGTACAGAGGGGCTTTCAGTGTGATCGGGTGTTGAGTGTATTTATTATATTTTTCTACAAACCAGTACACGTTTCTGTAAATTTCTGACTGGATTTCCTCGTATTGCTTCCAACTTGCGGAATTATAACGGGCATATGTAAGGCGAACGATATTCTCGGGAGTAGGAGGCTTAGCATGCTTCTTCGCAAACCGATAGTTGTCTCGAAGAATGGCCATGCCGATGTGTAGATTGTACTTCCAGTCGCTCAGTACACGTTTTTGATCAATTTCGATGCCGACTCCGTTTTCATCCTTCAAGGGTTCTTCTTTAAGCATTTGCTCTCTTATCTGGTGCTCTGCCTTGCCGGATTTTCTCATCTCGGCTATTTTTTTCTGCTTTGCTTGCAGCTTTTCCGCAGTGGGGAAGTATGTCCAGTTGACTTGCATTAATCCATAATCGTAGCTGAGCGGATTCACCATGTTGATGTTGAAGGAGCTCTCTTGGTCCGCTACAGCCAAAGCGATGTCAAGCGGAATTCCATATTTCTTTGCTTCAGCGGCTATTTGCGCCTCCACGTCTTTCGGGTCAGCCTGTTGCTGCGGAACAGTAGTGGGCAGATTCGACGGCGGTTGGCGATGTGTCTTCCGGTGTTCGGTCGTGTGTTGAACTGAAGTCGCACCCTTTTTCGGAACCTGCCCGCTCTGATCACCGTCCCGCAATTGCTGGATCGGAGCCACCATTTTGTTTGGGGCGGTTTGGTTGCTTAATCCCAGTGAGCCGGCTGAATGAATCGGTAATCCACTATAACTATACTGACTCCATTGCGGATTGATGTTTTGACCCATTGGCCCACCAGGAACTGCGCTCGTCGGGATTGCTACGCCAGCAATCTCGGCAAACCGCACAGGGTCGATTCCATACAACCCAGCCATCCCTTGCAGTGCCCCTTGCCGCTGTATAGATTCCACATAGTCCCGGTCGTTCGGCACCGTTGGTCGCGCTGAGGGCGTCGGAATAGCGTTCTGAGTCAGCAGCCTGCTGTTACCATAGGTTCCCACGGAGAGCTGTGGCCGCCCGGACAGAGCGGGGCTGTAACCCGCCGGACGGGAGAGCGAAGAGGGAGCGTTTGGCAGCAGAGGTTGCGTGTTTCCTGCTGTCGTTCCCGTGCCGCCGACCTGCCAGGCAGGGTTGACTCGCAACAAGTTCGCACCCGCCCGGGTGCCTGAGCCTCCCAACCTGGTGTCCGCCATGCCCGAGCCGCCACTTCCTAGCGTGCCCGGCTGAATGGTGCCGCTTCCCATTTCGGGAGCCAGTAATCCTTTGTCGTGATGCTCGGCGGCCTCTACTGCGTTGGTCGC
The DNA window shown above is from Terriglobales bacterium and carries:
- a CDS encoding DUF2252 domain-containing protein, which gives rise to MEQPLKSLSRKIPGPDELRRYGRSRREVASRSALGEWNSKRRRFDPIELIIAANRGRVPRLVPVKIGRMAASPFGFFRGNVPLMAADLATLPTSGLITQICGDAHVRNLGAYAAPDGELIFDINDFDETIRGPWEWDIKRMAASVVLAGREAGCSEERCKEGVLLLMQSYRTSVSKFSNMTFIDLERFHVKRHLRLAPIAEVLQKARHATPLETLEKYTRQTKNRLPAFIESKPLLMHVPRRIVRQVLAALQSYRETLSSERQKLLDQYSPVDVTFKVVGTGSVGTRDYVVLLFGNGFKDPLFLQIKEEPPTAYARYVKEIENFLNEGRRVVEGQRRMQTQCDPLLGWTAIEGRDYLVRQLNDHKAGIEMEELKGQGLTDYVRVCGELLAKGHSRAGNPAALTGYLGSSDKIDKAITKFAFSYADQACRDHTQLKTMIKAGKIQASKE
- a CDS encoding tyrosine-type recombinase/integrase codes for the protein MQFAITPDESFATAAEIWLQSRKFDGPAAPHGTRRRHRYVSERTLRSYAQYIRSLNQFFGCISIGEINAGHLRKYQATRAPHAGPNKINQELGLLIQVLKRGESWSLELEEAYEPLQYEEGEIPRALSPEEQEHFLSVASSQERWRVIYCYALIVLNTTSSSYEMRGLRLGDVSRGDAMIYVRWGKNKYRVRSVPLLEDGQWAIAQLIERARVLGTRDPQHYLFPMRLITNMWDPTRPVSDWGLVKPWNEVRSSAGFPWFQINALRHTALTRYAEAGTPIEIMKSYAGHISEKMTRHYVQIGEIVKRRYAVAAAQKKPTRIGAAPPWAQSM
- a CDS encoding DUF1203 domain-containing protein, coding for MSSIRVIAIPTKLAERVRATLEAPGYGHPAYIEVATGYGPCRHCLHTFQIGEEKRILFTYDPFHGLEPLPLPGPIFIHAEPCHRHEESSGFPKDIRSHRLTMIAYGAGRKIAGEEYVDNGLVEGPVESLLALPGVRYLHVRDTEAGCYDFRLERAE
- a CDS encoding glycosyl hydrolase 108 family protein, whose amino-acid sequence is MADFQQAFDFMLPHEGQYVSDPTDPGSETKYGISKRSYPKLNIKNLTVEQAAQIYERDFWEKIHGGKIQDQALANKLFDLAVNMGVGRAIRLLQEASGLCGLPLKEDGVMGTQTLTVINMCNSGALLLEFKALASSYYRELAHVHPALQRFLGGWLKRAAA
- a CDS encoding histidine phosphatase family protein codes for the protein MENTLYLIRHAPTRLNDPEHERSRGWGMFPPDPEKLKELVPQIAEVLQNESIRRLVASDLPRAAVTARELGKEMGIPHHVTRQLRTWNTGGMTGKSEKEVVPLKKKYIEHPDLKPPDGEPFEAFEKRWGRALRQFMRHNESHPDDQVALVIHGNMDMSAPAIVLEEKVTAKHYDQMRPPGSISVLRWSKGTEPHIDVVNEGIGSNDGSRDADNSEDR
- a CDS encoding transglycosylase SLT domain-containing protein, with the protein product MAGQVVKFNPVAEVRLRYPGLVGSNDQTILQHLSDPNKFRSAFPEYGHLNDATIRHNMGQYSASARPEQLTPAHSRGPRITPGIQDDQRYETIKQQQYRGVAPSKDEQIWAKAYEKRKAAGPATNAVEAAEHHDKGLLAPEMGSGTIQPGTLGSGGSGMADTRLGGSGTRAGANLLRVNPAWQVGGTGTTAGNTQPLLPNAPSSLSRPAGYSPALSGRPQLSVGTYGNSRLLTQNAIPTPSARPTVPNDRDYVESIQRQGALQGMAGLYGIDPVRFAEIAGVAIPTSAVPGGPMGQNINPQWSQYSYSGLPIHSAGSLGLSNQTAPNKMVAPIQQLRDGDQSGQVPKKGATSVQHTTEHRKTHRQPPSNLPTTVPQQQADPKDVEAQIAAEAKKYGIPLDIALAVADQESSFNINMVNPLSYDYGLMQVNWTYFPTAEKLQAKQKKIAEMRKSGKAEHQIREQMLKEEPLKDENGVGIEIDQKRVLSDWKYNLHIGMAILRDNYRFAKKHAKPPTPENIVRLTYARYNSASWKQYEEIQSEIYRNVYWFVEKYNKYTQHPITLKAPLYRPHKAPRSSHRHAQHPTEPLHKR